In the Aquipuribacter hungaricus genome, one interval contains:
- a CDS encoding phospholipase D-like domain-containing protein, which translates to MGVDWSRLGVLGLSASGVLLYLEVALFLLALVVVPRDRRPSSALAWILLIVVLPVAGAVLFAVIGSPKLPRARREKQASIDQRIVEATRDVGPLSEDHHAPPWWPSVVRLNQAVGAMPLLEDNDAHLLPHFEQQLTALVEAVQGARRYVHVEFYILSLDETTAPFFAALADAVARGVTVRVLLDHLGCRGYPGYRATKKELDRIGVQWHLMLPVQPLRGRYQRPDLRNHRKLLVADGEVALVGSLNLIDPGYQKRGNRRRGLRWRDLLARVQGPVVHEVDALFVTDWYSETDELLGTSRERDTARDAGDLLCQVAPSGPGFEVENNLVLFNTLIYYAQRRLSITSPYFVPDESLLVAITTAARRGVAVELFVGAIGDQFFVFHAQHSYYRALLEAGVRIWLYPGPAILHAKHMSVDELVTVVGSSNMDIRSFALDLELSLVSCGRDLTEQMRAVEDEYRAASRELTLTEWSRTGFGHRVVDGLARLTSAVQ; encoded by the coding sequence GTGGGCGTCGACTGGTCACGCCTGGGGGTGCTGGGGCTGTCCGCCTCCGGGGTCCTCCTGTACCTGGAGGTCGCCCTGTTCCTGCTGGCTCTGGTGGTGGTGCCGCGTGATCGGCGTCCGTCCTCGGCGCTGGCGTGGATCCTGCTGATCGTGGTCCTGCCGGTGGCAGGGGCGGTGCTCTTCGCGGTGATCGGCAGCCCCAAGCTGCCCCGGGCGCGCCGGGAGAAGCAGGCCAGCATCGACCAGCGCATCGTGGAGGCCACCCGCGACGTCGGGCCGCTCAGCGAGGACCACCATGCCCCGCCGTGGTGGCCCTCGGTGGTGCGCCTGAACCAGGCCGTGGGCGCGATGCCCCTGCTGGAGGACAACGACGCCCACCTGCTGCCGCACTTCGAGCAGCAGCTCACCGCCCTGGTCGAGGCCGTGCAGGGGGCGCGCCGGTACGTGCACGTGGAGTTCTACATCCTGTCCCTGGACGAGACCACCGCCCCGTTCTTCGCCGCCTTAGCCGACGCGGTCGCCCGCGGGGTGACCGTCCGGGTGCTGCTGGACCACCTCGGCTGCCGCGGCTACCCCGGGTACAGGGCCACGAAGAAGGAGCTGGACCGGATCGGGGTGCAGTGGCACCTCATGCTGCCCGTGCAGCCCCTGCGGGGCCGCTACCAGCGCCCGGACCTGCGCAACCACCGCAAGCTGCTCGTCGCCGACGGCGAGGTCGCCCTGGTGGGGTCGCTCAACCTCATCGACCCCGGCTACCAGAAGCGCGGCAACCGCCGTCGGGGGCTGCGGTGGCGCGACCTGCTCGCCCGCGTGCAGGGCCCGGTGGTCCACGAGGTCGACGCCCTGTTCGTCACCGACTGGTACTCCGAGACCGACGAGCTGCTGGGCACCTCCCGGGAGCGTGACACCGCCCGCGACGCCGGGGACCTGTTGTGCCAGGTAGCGCCCAGCGGCCCGGGCTTCGAGGTGGAGAACAACCTGGTGCTGTTCAACACCCTCATCTACTACGCCCAGCGCCGGCTCAGCATCACCAGCCCCTACTTCGTGCCCGACGAGTCGCTGCTGGTCGCGATCACCACCGCAGCCCGACGCGGGGTCGCCGTGGAGCTGTTCGTCGGGGCGATCGGCGACCAGTTCTTCGTCTTCCACGCCCAGCACTCCTACTACCGGGCCCTGCTGGAGGCCGGGGTGCGCATCTGGCTGTACCCGGGTCCGGCGATCCTGCACGCCAAGCACATGAGCGTGGACGAGCTGGTCACCGTGGTCGGCTCCTCCAACATGGACATCCGCTCCTTCGCACTCGACCTCGAGCTGTCGCTGGTCTCGTGCGGGCGCGACCTCACCGAGCAGATGCGGGCGGTGGAGGACGAGTACCGGGCGGCCAGCCGGGAGCTGACCCTCACCGAGTGGTCGCGCACCGGCTTTGGCCACCGCGTCGTCGACGGCCTGGCCCGGCTCACCTCGGCGGTGCAATGA
- a CDS encoding metallophosphoesterase family protein: MPPTAPTRTPDRTRTRPWTTRAGRVVCAALLGVAAAGTAVVGFGGVDADVGPLTAQLHVVLSPGGGTEVDLAPLGRIDLPTHAGPLGLRARVEDVRAGEVGAFVEQGLTSGQAREQVTADLRTAVEDLAVRCALVGLLAAVGACALVFRRWRPVAVGAGAAAVALGICAVVATATFRTGAVTEPTFTGLLTRAPAVISAVADTGDAAEAHARRLGELTGDIAQLYTVLSEPEDDPPSDAVRVLFVSDIHNNPAAYEVMSTLVERFDVAAIIDSGDSTDLGTPAENPLHTAKSGFGVPYVWVRGNHDSNRTQEYMVTLPGVTVLDDGAITEVAGLRIAGTGDPEFTPVKQLQVDTGSEQELAGAGAALAEAVQASAAAGRPVHLAVVHEPRMAGPLHGVVPLVLDGHVHQRRSQVVEGTLELTQGSSGGAGLRAFDSGQALPLTMSVLHFDAGEGELLAVDDVTLSGPGQRSVTLERHDASSYAEDEAAAAGD; the protein is encoded by the coding sequence ATGCCGCCCACCGCACCTACCCGAACCCCGGACCGGACCCGGACGCGGCCATGGACCACCCGCGCCGGGCGGGTCGTCTGCGCCGCGCTGCTCGGGGTCGCTGCTGCGGGTACCGCGGTCGTCGGGTTCGGCGGCGTCGACGCCGACGTGGGGCCGCTGACCGCGCAGCTGCACGTCGTCCTCTCGCCCGGCGGCGGCACCGAGGTGGACCTGGCCCCGCTGGGGCGGATCGACCTGCCCACCCACGCGGGGCCGCTGGGGCTGCGGGCGCGGGTGGAGGACGTCCGAGCCGGCGAGGTGGGCGCTTTCGTCGAGCAGGGGCTGACCAGCGGGCAGGCGCGGGAACAGGTCACCGCGGACCTGCGCACCGCGGTAGAAGATCTGGCGGTGCGGTGCGCTCTGGTCGGGCTCCTCGCAGCGGTCGGGGCGTGCGCGCTGGTCTTCCGCCGGTGGCGGCCCGTGGCCGTGGGAGCGGGCGCGGCGGCGGTCGCGCTGGGGATCTGCGCCGTCGTGGCCACCGCGACGTTCCGCACCGGGGCCGTCACCGAGCCGACCTTCACCGGGCTGCTCACCAGGGCCCCGGCGGTCATCAGCGCTGTCGCGGACACCGGTGACGCCGCCGAGGCCCACGCGCGCCGGCTCGGCGAGCTGACCGGGGACATCGCCCAGCTGTACACCGTGCTCTCGGAGCCGGAGGATGACCCGCCCAGCGACGCGGTGCGGGTGCTGTTCGTCTCCGACATCCACAACAACCCCGCCGCCTACGAGGTGATGAGCACCCTGGTCGAGCGCTTCGACGTCGCTGCGATCATCGACAGCGGGGACTCCACCGACCTGGGCACCCCGGCCGAGAACCCCCTGCACACGGCGAAGAGCGGCTTCGGGGTGCCCTACGTGTGGGTGCGCGGCAACCACGACTCGAACCGCACCCAGGAGTACATGGTCACCCTGCCCGGGGTGACCGTCCTGGACGACGGTGCGATCACCGAGGTCGCGGGGCTGCGGATCGCCGGCACCGGTGACCCCGAGTTCACCCCGGTCAAGCAGCTGCAGGTCGACACCGGCTCCGAGCAGGAGCTGGCCGGTGCCGGAGCGGCACTGGCCGAGGCGGTGCAGGCCTCGGCCGCTGCCGGGCGCCCGGTGCACCTGGCGGTGGTGCACGAGCCCAGGATGGCCGGGCCCCTGCACGGGGTGGTGCCCCTGGTCCTGGACGGGCACGTGCACCAGCGCCGCTCTCAGGTGGTCGAGGGGACCCTGGAGCTGACCCAAGGCTCGTCCGGGGGTGCGGGGCTGCGCGCCTTCGACTCCGGGCAGGCACTGCCGCTGACCATGTCGGTGCTGCACTTCGACGCCGGCGAGGGCGAGCTGCTGGCCGTCGACGACGTCACGCTCAGCGGCCCCGGCCAGCGCTCGGTCACCCTCGAGCGGCACGACGCCTCCTCCTACGCCGAGGACGAGGCTGCTGCGGCCGGGGACTGA
- a CDS encoding phophatidylserine decarboxylase associated domain-containing protein has protein sequence MTNLGSGTDARRHGGWLPDAQSVQAWVEDLRREVAEAGEVPWHPVIGEFRELLDHDALVRMQLERMILEVPDDEQHRPRHLRDLPELLRLLNAVLSLAPEYSRDSMVMTPVQALLDQTTATPSGLQAYRNPTVNAMLAKVLTAWCEHLDSPASLSVLNTSDAGWMSDSAASTIGIEQYQHDPQDEHWGFTSWNDFFTRRFREGQRPVAAPEDDGVVVSPCESTPYALARDVQRQDQFWLKSQPYSLQDMLAGDPAVDELVGGTVYQAYLSATDYHRWHAPVSGTIERAYTIGGTYYSDADTEGADAAVPQASQGYMAHVAARAVVLIRADHPALGLLAVVFVGMADVSSCVIDQAVTPGAHVTKGDEIGYFQFGGSTMCLVFRPGAIADIAHQAIPRDESASTPLVRVCSRIATAASAPRARSSAQGTPDGISTATS, from the coding sequence ATGACGAACCTGGGTTCGGGCACCGACGCCCGGCGCCACGGGGGTTGGCTGCCCGACGCCCAGAGCGTGCAGGCGTGGGTCGAGGACCTCCGCCGGGAGGTCGCCGAGGCTGGGGAGGTGCCTTGGCACCCGGTGATCGGCGAGTTCCGGGAGCTGCTCGACCACGACGCCCTGGTGCGGATGCAGCTGGAGCGGATGATCCTCGAGGTCCCCGACGACGAGCAGCACCGCCCCCGGCACCTGCGGGACCTGCCCGAGCTGCTCCGGCTGCTCAACGCCGTCCTGTCCTTGGCCCCGGAGTACAGCCGGGACTCGATGGTGATGACGCCCGTGCAGGCCCTGCTGGACCAGACCACCGCCACCCCCTCCGGGCTGCAGGCGTACCGCAACCCGACCGTGAACGCGATGCTCGCCAAGGTCCTCACCGCCTGGTGCGAGCACCTGGACAGCCCCGCCTCCCTGTCCGTCCTCAACACCTCCGACGCCGGCTGGATGTCGGACTCCGCGGCGAGCACGATCGGCATCGAGCAGTACCAGCACGACCCCCAGGACGAGCACTGGGGCTTCACGTCCTGGAACGACTTCTTCACCCGACGCTTCCGCGAGGGTCAGCGGCCCGTCGCCGCGCCCGAGGACGACGGCGTCGTCGTCAGCCCCTGCGAGTCCACGCCCTACGCCCTCGCCCGCGACGTCCAGCGGCAGGACCAGTTCTGGCTCAAGAGCCAGCCGTACTCCCTGCAGGACATGCTCGCCGGCGATCCCGCGGTCGACGAGCTCGTCGGGGGCACCGTCTACCAGGCCTACCTCAGCGCCACCGACTACCACCGCTGGCACGCCCCCGTCTCCGGCACCATCGAACGGGCATACACGATCGGCGGGACCTACTACTCCGACGCCGACACCGAAGGAGCGGATGCCGCCGTCCCCCAGGCCAGCCAGGGCTACATGGCCCACGTCGCCGCCCGCGCCGTCGTCCTCATCCGCGCCGACCACCCGGCGCTTGGGCTCCTGGCCGTCGTCTTCGTCGGGATGGCCGACGTCTCCTCCTGCGTCATCGACCAAGCCGTCACCCCCGGCGCCCACGTCACCAAGGGCGACGAGATCGGCTACTTCCAGTTTGGCGGCTCGACCATGTGCCTGGTCTTCCGTCCCGGCGCCATCGCCGACATCGCCCACCAGGCCATCCCCCGCGACGAGTCCGCCAGCACCCCGCTGGTGCGCGTCTGCTCCCGCATCGCGACCGCCGCCAGCGCCCCCCGCGCTAGGAGCTCAGCACAAGGGACCCCGGACGGCATCAGCACGGCGACGTCCTGA
- a CDS encoding urease accessory protein UreD, with protein sequence MSLPAPAWRPRTGHRDDVTWYTPPDLPAEVAALALPERAGRRAGKVGLLEVDLSPVGGVTRAVRHYQRTPLFLFRPIHVDPARPDMAFLYLLQSGEGMVHGDRYRIDVRAAPGAAVHVTSQSATKVFRMPQDIATQVVHLHAGPGAVLEYLPDPVIPFAGSRFYGRTTVTVDPGATVILAETLLPGRVASGEAHAYDLYWSEVHARDPDGRLLFADTLHLTPPIAHPGSPARLGPYQVHATVHVITQQAPADELCNLLAAALAGAHDVLAGASELPAGCGASVRVLGMTSAAVAAAVRTTWDAARRRLIGVPAPDLRKG encoded by the coding sequence GTGAGCCTGCCCGCACCGGCGTGGCGCCCCCGGACCGGGCACCGGGACGACGTGACCTGGTACACCCCGCCCGACCTGCCCGCCGAGGTCGCCGCCCTGGCCCTGCCCGAGCGCGCGGGCAGGCGGGCGGGCAAGGTCGGCCTGCTGGAGGTCGACCTCTCCCCGGTGGGCGGGGTGACCCGGGCGGTCCGCCACTACCAGCGCACCCCGCTGTTCTTGTTCCGTCCCATCCACGTCGACCCCGCCCGCCCGGACATGGCGTTCTTGTACCTGCTGCAGTCCGGGGAGGGCATGGTCCACGGCGACCGGTACCGCATCGACGTGCGCGCCGCGCCCGGCGCGGCGGTCCACGTCACCAGCCAGTCCGCCACCAAGGTCTTCCGGATGCCGCAGGACATCGCCACCCAGGTGGTGCACCTGCACGCCGGGCCCGGGGCGGTGCTGGAGTACCTGCCCGACCCGGTCATCCCCTTTGCCGGCTCGCGCTTCTACGGGCGCACCACCGTCACCGTCGACCCCGGGGCCACCGTCATCCTCGCCGAGACCCTGCTGCCCGGGCGGGTCGCCTCCGGGGAGGCCCACGCCTACGACCTGTACTGGAGCGAGGTCCACGCCCGCGACCCCGACGGGCGGCTGCTCTTCGCCGACACCCTGCACCTGACCCCACCGATCGCCCACCCCGGCTCCCCCGCCCGCCTCGGCCCCTACCAGGTGCACGCCACCGTCCACGTCATCACCCAGCAGGCGCCCGCCGACGAGCTCTGCAACCTGCTCGCCGCCGCCCTGGCGGGCGCTCACGACGTCCTCGCCGGCGCCAGCGAGCTGCCCGCTGGCTGCGGGGCCTCGGTGCGCGTCCTCGGCATGACCTCGGCCGCCGTGGCCGCCGCGGTGCGCACCACCTGGGACGCCGCCCGCCGCCGCCTGATCGGGGTCCCGGCCCCGGACCTGCGCAAGGGATGA